The following coding sequences are from one Arachis hypogaea cultivar Tifrunner chromosome 7, arahy.Tifrunner.gnm2.J5K5, whole genome shotgun sequence window:
- the LOC112704043 gene encoding uncharacterized protein, with product MGGCASTPKTLEEELPVEAPEPKKIEAEVEPEAEVTASSEEKKEEGEAEGEKKEEPTEEKKVEEVSSEPVDAIVKVENN from the exons ATGGGAGGCTGTGCAAGCACACCCAAGACCCTTGAAGAGGAGCTCCCAGTTGAGGCTCCTGAACCAAAGAAAATTGAAGCCGAGGTTGAACCTGAGGCTGAGGTTACTGCTAGCTCCGAG gagaagaaggaagaaggggaaGCTGAGGGTGAGAAAAAAGAAGAACCAACAGaagagaagaaagtagaagaagtaTCTTCTGAGCCTGTTGATGCTATTGTCAAAGTTGAGAACAACTAA
- the LOC112704044 gene encoding uncharacterized protein codes for MGGCASRPKTLEEELPVEVLTPKNIEAEVEAETEVKVETETEDTSLEKELPVDPPSPNIETQLEVEVEGASSEEKKEEGEAEGEKKEEATEEKKVEEVSSEPVDDAFVEVDKSFEKTTEEPPRVSGAWEFNFMGLALKI; via the exons ATGGGAGGTTGTGCTAGCAGACCCAAGACCCTTGAAGAGGAGCTCCCAGTTGAGGTTCTTACACCAAAAAATATTGAAGCTGAGGTTGAGGCTGAAACTGAGGTCAAGGTTGAGACTGAGACTGAGGATACTTCTCTTGAAAAGGAGCTCCCAGTTGATCCTCCTTCACCAAATATTGAGACTCAGCTTGAGGTTGAGGTTGAGGGTGCTAGCTCCgag gagaaaaaggaagaaggcgAAGCTGAGggtgagaagaaagaagaagcaacagaagagaagaaagtagaagaagtaTCTTCCGAGCCTGTTGATGATGCTTTTGTGGAAGTTGACAAGTCATTTGAGAAAACAACTGAAGAGCCACCCCGTGTAAGCGGAGCTTGGGAATTCAATTTCATGGGGTTGGCCTTAAAAATATAA